From Camelina sativa cultivar DH55 chromosome 5, Cs, whole genome shotgun sequence:
NNNNNNNNNNNNNNNNNNNNNNNNNNNNNNNNNNNNNNNNNNNNNNNNNNNNNNNNNNNNNNNNNNNNNNNNNNNNNNNNNNNNNNNNNNNNNNNNNNNNNNNNNNNNNNNNNNNNNNNNNNNNNNNNNNNNNNNNNNNNNNNNNNNNNNNNNNNNNNNNNNNNNNNNNNNNNNNNNNNNNNNNNNNNNNNNNNNNNNNNNNNNNNNNNNNNNNNNNNNNNNNNNNNNNNNNNNNNNNNNNNNNNNNNNNNNNNNNNNNNNNNNNNNNNNNNNNNNNNNNNNNNNNNNNNNNNNNNNNNNNNNNNNNNNNNNNNNNNNNNNNNNNNNNNNNNNNNNNNNNNNNNNNNNNNNNNNNNNNNNNNNNNNNNNNNNNNNNNNNNNNNNNNNNNNNNNNNNNNNNNNNNNNNNNNNNNNNNNNNNNNNNNNNNNNNNNNNNNNNNNNNNNNNNNNNNNNNNNNNNNNNNNNNNNNNNNNNNNNNNNNNNNNNNNNNNNNNNNNNNNNNNNNNNNNNNNNNNNNNNNNNNNNNNNNNNNNNNNNNNNNNNNNNNNNNNNNNNNNNNNNNNNNNNNNNNNNNNNNNNNNNNNNNNNNNNNNNNNNNNNNNNNNNNNNNNNNNNNNNNNNNNNNNNNNNNNNNNNNNNNNNNNNNNNNNNNNNNNNNNNNNNNNNNNNNNNNNNNNNNNNNNNNNNNNNNNNNNNNNNNNNNNNNNNNNNNNNNNNNNNNNNNNNNNNNNNNNNNNNNNNNNNNNNNNNNNNNNNNNNNNNNNNNNNNNNNNNNNNNNNNNNNNNNNNNNNNNNNNNNNNNNNNNNNNNNNNNNNNNNNNNNNNNNNNNNNNNNNNNNNNNNNNNNNNNNNNNNNNNNNNNNNNNNNNNNNNNNNNNNNNNNNNNNNNNNNNNNNNNNNNNNNNNNNNNNNNNNNNNNNNNNNNNNNNNNNNNNNNNNNNNNNNNNNNNNNNNNNNNNNNNNNNNNNNNNNNNNNNNNNNNNNNNNNNNNNNNNNNNNNNNNNNNNNNNNNNNNNNNNNNNNNNNNNNNNNNNNNNNNNNNNNNNNNNNNNNNNNNNNNNNNNNNNNNNNNNNNNNNNNNNNNNNNNNNNNNNNNNNNNNNNNNNNNNNNNNNNNNNNNNNNNNNNNNNNNNNNNNNNNNNNNNNNNNNNNNNNNNNNNNNNNNNNNNNNNNNNNNNNNNNNNNNNNNNNNNNNNNNNNNNNNNNNNNNNNNNNNNNNNNNNNNNNNNNNNNNNNNNAGAGAACAATTTTGAACGTTGATCCTTTGTGCCAACATAATATATGCATGAAACAGATGGCAGCCAAGTATGGAGTTCACTCTGCAGAAGGAAATTCGTTAAGACTTAAATTAGGTATCAGATATAAGTCGAGAAAAGATAGCAAAAAACTGATAGAACACTGAAGAGTTCATCAACTGGAAATGGCCAATGTCAGTGCAATTAACAGCTAGCTAGAGTTAAAGTTAAGCTTAGATAATGATAAAAGAGCTTGTAGGTTATTGAGAAACTGAGTTGGATAATTATGAGTTGGCAGACAATCATTGATTATGTGGAATATCACAGGAGagtccaacaaaaacacaaaccttcCAGTTCACCAGAACAGCATTCGGAACGATGATGAGATGCGGTCCATAATTCCCCTTAAACTCCATAAGGTAAGCAATCAGTGCCATTACCTGCACAGCGAAGACATGAAACAGTTAGCACATTATGCTGGctcaatataaaaatttattgctCGCCAAAAGCGAAAGTACAGTAAATCCAGGAATCCCTGCAAATTGAGAACAGATTTAACCTGCACAGTTTTTCCAAGACCCATCTCATCAGCCAAGATCccatttaatttgttattatacAACGATAGCATCCATTGTAATCCAACCTAAGCGGCAAAAAGAGCAGAAAACCATAGAAACCATCAGAATGAGGCATGAATGTGAACATATACACAATGCAACGCATAGAGTCTGGATCGAGGAGATACCAGCTGGTAATCACGCAAAGTTCCAGCTTGAAGCATTGAAGGTTGTCTCACAACCACTTCATTTACAGCATGAGCCAGAGTATAATACCTACAGTTAAGCATAAGAAAGCAGATAAATAAAACACGAAAGACAGTATTCCAAGGAGCTAATTCCTAATTTTATGACCCGTACAAATACCCTCACACAGGAAGTGCAGGATTATCAGCCTTTTACAGATAAGCACATAAATTTTAAGCAGTCAGCTGCACTGGCATAGAAATCATGACAACTAGTATTTACTTCCCTGCTTTGATCATTTTTTGTGTGATTAATGACTTACTTGTTGACAGATGAATTTTCTTTTGGTGCATTCATTTCCGTAAATCTATTTCTGATTACAACTTCTTCTCGAGCACAAAGAGCTGCTGACCTGACCTCTTCCTCTGACAAGCCCTGCATCAAAAACGGAAACAGGTTAGGTAGtgtaaaatataacttttaaagaaaaagttctATATTCTGTAACATGCATAGTCAacattttagtaaaattttgaCGAATTATCTACAAAGAGTAACAGATAATTCGCTGTAGAGTAgaccaaacaatataaatatatacctGCAATCTCGCTGCTACTGCTGCAGCATTTGCTGCCTCCTCCACTTCCTGTTGATTCTTTGTGGCAGTAATCTTCCCTCCAAGTTTATGAAGATAATCTTCGGTTTGGGTCAAAAATGATGAGAGAACAGCATATCTTTCAGCAGCATCACCAggtatatttgtttgttgttccaGCAACATCTCCCTGTACCTTTCTACATCATTATTCTTCAAGGCTTCCATCCTTTTATTCCGGCCATCATCTTTTCTCTTTGAAAACTCTCGCAACATTTTTTCATGGTATTTGGCCACTCCCCTGTTACGAGCAGTGCGTGCATCACGTATAGCCCAGTGAGCCTCAAGGAGCTTCTTACGCCACTGAAAAATGGTTTTCAGCTGCTTCTCTCGAACAGCTTTCTGGTTGGCCAGTACTTGTCTATTCATTTCAAGGCGTTGTCGTTCGCACAACCTCACAAATTTGCGGTATGGCCTATCCGGCATGGACATTATCTCCTGTTGTTGTCGATCCACTTCATCTCTAACACGTGACTGAAGATCCGATAGCCTaagctttttttcttcaatttgaaGCCGCAAAACAAGATCAGGCCTAATCCTTTTTNCCAGTAACATCTCCCTGTACCTTTCTACATCATTATTCTTCAAGGCTTCCATCCTTTTGTTCCGGCCATCATCTTTTCTCTTTGAAAACTCTCGCAACATTTTTTCATGGTATTTGGCCACTCCCCTGTTACGAGCAGTGCGTGCATCACGTATAGCCCAGTGAGCCTCAAGGAGCTTCTTACGCCACTGAAAAATGGTTTTCAGCTGCTTCTCTCGAACAGCTTTCTGGTTGGCCAGTACTTGTCTATTCATTTCAAGGCGTTGTCGTTCGCACAACCTCACAAATTTGCGGTATGGCCTATCCGGCATGGACATTATCTCCTGTTGTTGTCGATCCACTTCATCTCTAACACGTGACTGAAGATCCGATAGCCTaagctttttttcttcaatttgaaGCCGCAAAACAAGATCAGGCCTAATCCTTTTCCTTTCTAGATTTTTTGCTAGTAGACCATTTATCTTCTTCAAACTGtctgttctttttttattgaagaaCTCTGCACCTTCTTCACAAATCAGATCTTTAATATCATATGCTAATGTGAGATTGTTATTGGCATTGGCTGGTGTAGACCCATAAGAGTCATGTTTTCGAGTGAAAAAGGGAAAATCAAACAATGGCCCATGATATTTCCTGGCAGAGGCTGTTTCCTTAGGCTGCTGCGGAGAATTTTCTTGTGGAGGAGCGTTAGATTGGCTTCCATCACATGCAACAGCCTTTCCCTTATCAGTTGTAGGATCACTTCTAGGATTATTACTAGCATCTGCTCCTTGGTCTGACTTAACAGGGAATACATCAGTTTGTTGCTCCTCTTTAGTAACCACATCAGTAGAAGTAGCTTCTTTCCCCAGATTTTGAAATAATTGGCTGTGGCCTGTCGTCAAAGCTACTTCTGTATCTGCAACATTAACTTCTTCTTTAGAAATAATCGGTCCATTTGAAGAAGCAGCAGCCTGAGACTCTTTTCCACACTCTAACGACCTTGCTTGGTCTTCTCCAGTTTTGTCTGAAGATCTATCCTGAACTTGTCCTCTCACAGGAGATATTTGCCTCTGTATCTGCAGTTCAAGCGGTGGTGGAGCAATAGCTTTAAGAAGCTCCGGAGGCAAAGAACCTTCCCCTTTCtgtaaagtaaaaaacaaaaaaaagaacaatcaacCTGACTTGCAGAAACATTATATGTAGGCAGTGATACATCGCCAGCAAAACATTcgttaaaaaagaagaaataaggaAAATGACAAAGCTGAAAACCTTCAAACGTCTAAATGCCAGTATCTGGGCTTTGAGAACATGGAGTTGTTGTTTGGTAAATCCTGATCGCTGCGGTACTTGTTGGGTCCCCTGTCCAGTCTGAAGGGACGAGTTACTGAGTGGACCAGAATCAGATGGAGCTAGTAAATTTGGAGTCGGTGCATTCAGTTGCCTAGGCTGCTGCATTTGTAATTGTTCAGCAGgacctaaacttttttttgaagaCGCATTCTGATCCAAAACAGGAGTCTCATTTGCAGACGTCTGCAGGGAATTTCCTGAGGGCATCCCATTTGTAGGCTGAACTAAATGTCGAGGATACATCGGATTATCTCTCCCTTGGCCGGAGAAGGGATTCATAGCAGGATTGACCATTCTGGGACTGGAAGTCGAGGCAAATGAGCCAGTAGATATGGCATGTCTGGCCTTCGCTGATCCTGACTGCCCAGAGACATCACTAGCAGAGTTGGTACGCGGTGAGTTCTCACCTGGAACAACAGAAGATGTAGCCGGCTGGCTAGAGATTGAAATAGATGGTGACTGTGAAGCCACATTGCCTTCATTAGCTTTCTGGTAGGCAGCCATTCTTGCCTGAAGGATGTGATTCATTTGGCTGGCGTTGGCAGGATGTGAGAGATCGATATTACGCTCACGCGCCCATGCCTGCATTGCCTGCCACTGTTGTGTAAACGCGAGCTGGTTGTTTGACATGTTATTGACAACCTGTTGAGCCGGTGGTGCCTGCATTGGCCTTATCATATTTCCAGGCGCTAGTTGTCCAGTACCCACCTGCTGCTGGGGATGAGATTTTGTTTCGTTCCTTTGCTGAGAACCTGATTCCATCTGCCTTTCACCGCGAGAAAACTGGTCGCTGGATGGCTTAGAAGACGACGCCTGGGGCTGAGTAGAAGCCTGCATGGGATTCGAGTCTTGCATATTCAACATTCCCATCCTTGCATCTTGATCCTTTCTCACACTTGATGAACCCATCATTCCCATCCTAGCTTGGTGATGTGCTTTTTGTTGCTGAGCCATAGCAAACTGATAATACGC
This genomic window contains:
- the LOC104784716 gene encoding ATP-dependent helicase BRM-like, translated to MQSGASGGGSARNPGMGPAGRTASTSSAASPSSSSSSVQQQQQQQQQQQQQQLASRQQQQQLRNSDANENMFAYHPGGVQGMVGGANFASSQGSMQMPQQSRKFFESSQQQQQQQQQGSSQEGQQSLNPMQQAYYQFAMAQQQKAHHQARMGMMGSSSVRKDQDARMGMLNMQDSNPMQASTQPQASSSKPSSDQFSRGERQMESGSQQRNETKSHPQQQVGTGQLAPGNMIRPMQAPPAQQVVNNMSNNQLAFTQQWQAMQAWARERNIDLSHPANASQMNHILQARMAAYQKANEGNVASQSPSISISSQPATSSVVPGENSPRTNSASDVSGQSGSAKARHAISTGSFASTSSPRMVNPAMNPFSGQGRDNPMYPRHLVQPTNGMPSGNSLQTSANETPVLDQNASSKKSLGPAEQLQMQQPRQLNAPTPNLLAPSDSGPLSNSSLQTGQGTQQVPQRSGFTKQQLHVLKAQILAFRRLKKGEGSLPPELLKAIAPPPLELQIQRQISPVRGQVQDRSSDKTGEDQARSLECGKESQAAASSNGPIISKEEVNVADTEVALTTGHSQLFQNLGKEATSTDVVTKEEQQTDVFPVKSDQGADASNNPRSDPTTDKGKAVACDGSQSNAPPQENSPQQPKETASARKYHGPLFDFPFFTRKHDSYGSTPANANNNLTLAYDIKDLICEEGAEFFNKKRTDSLKKINGLLAKNLERKRIRPDLVLRLQIEEKKLRLSDLQSRVRDEVDRQQQEIMSMPDRPYRKFVRLCERQRLEMNRQVLANQKAVREKQLKTIFQWRKKLLEAHWAIRDARTARNRGVAKYHEKMLREFSKRKDDGRNKRMEALKNNDVERYREMLLEQQTNIPGDAAERYAVLSSFLTQTEDYLHKLGGKITATKNQQEVEEAANAAAVAARLQGLSEEEVRSAALCAREEVVIRNRFTEMNAPKENSSVNKYYTLAHAVNEVVVRQPSMLQAGTLRDYQLVGLQWMLSLYNNKLNGILADEMGLGKTVQVMALIAYLMEFKGNYGPHLIIVPNAVLVNWKSELHTWLPSVSCIYYVGTKDQRSKL